A stretch of Bifidobacterium sp. ESL0704 DNA encodes these proteins:
- a CDS encoding Fic family protein — MSKDAFVDPYLIAGTDVLVNLVGAKTQSELMRAEPLLVTLASTRLRGERMAVEGTIAQLQEIHKALFRKVYPWAGEFRTVDISKGGSTFLPVAFLETGAQYVESVLHEDDMFRGMDRRTFIERLSVNYDNLNNLHPFREGNGRAQRFFWELVARDAGWYFDWGLVTKEFNDQASIAAMRNDDLSLLERMFDTIVKPLSEPLVAGPDPKALGRGKYVPSKISSIKLDSSQYSILYERYIGSRRKKADEPY; from the coding sequence ATGTCTAAGGATGCGTTTGTCGATCCTTACCTGATTGCCGGCACTGATGTGCTGGTCAATCTGGTCGGGGCGAAGACACAGTCCGAACTGATGAGGGCGGAGCCGTTGCTGGTCACTCTCGCAAGTACCCGTTTGCGTGGCGAGCGGATGGCTGTCGAGGGAACGATCGCTCAACTTCAGGAGATTCACAAGGCCTTATTCAGGAAGGTTTATCCATGGGCGGGCGAGTTTCGTACGGTGGATATATCCAAGGGCGGCTCGACGTTTTTGCCGGTTGCATTCCTTGAGACCGGGGCACAATATGTTGAGTCTGTTCTGCATGAGGATGATATGTTCAGGGGAATGGATCGCAGGACGTTCATCGAACGGCTGAGCGTTAATTACGACAATCTCAACAACCTGCATCCTTTTCGTGAGGGCAACGGCCGTGCACAGCGGTTCTTTTGGGAACTGGTCGCCCGGGACGCCGGCTGGTATTTCGACTGGGGACTGGTGACCAAGGAATTCAATGACCAAGCGTCTATTGCGGCCATGCGCAACGACGATCTGTCACTGCTCGAGCGGATGTTCGACACCATCGTCAAACCGTTGAGTGAGCCGCTTGTCGCCGGCCCTGACCCTAAGGCGCTGGGCAGAGGCAAGTATGTTCCTTCGAAGATTAGCAGCATCAAGCTTGATTCTTCCCAATATTCGATATTGTATGAACGATATATTGGCTCGCGAAGGAAAAAGGCAGATGAACCGTACTAA